GAAAGAAAGACACGGGTGAAGATAGCGTTTACCAAACATACGTTATCGGTCATATGTGAGTTATCAGTTAACGTGCCAGTTGTGACGGGACGATTTGCCGAGACGACTACCGACGTTGGAGACGACGGGACCAGTTGTGAGGACGTCGGGAACCAAGCGACGGTGGATCCGAGAGACGAACGGTACGGATCGGTCGAACGGCAGACAGGACTTCCGAGTAGTACCGAGTTGGAATCGTCCGAGAAGGAACCGTTCGAGACGGGACGGAGTGTACCACTCACCCGTAACCTACCAGCACCCAACCTACCAGCACCCCCCACCCCTTCGTTTCAACTGGAACTGTCGAAAGGTGGGGGGTGGGGGAGGGGGTTCTCTAGTAGGAGAGGTTTTATGTAGATAGGCTATAAACAGTAACCGTACTAGATCCCAAGCGTATAGTGTTGCTAGAGTTTACTAGTTTTGTTGTAACGTTCCTAGAGTGTTCCTGACATCTCGTCGCCGGTCACGGCTGTCCGAACTATCCAACCGATAACTCTCAAACCCTCGGAATCGTGTCCAAGCGGATTTCTCGCTCTGGTATTCGTCTATCGGCCGAACGCTCACGCCCCCTCCTCCCCCACCCACCCCTCGTCGATCTCCAGTTGAAACGAAGGGGTGGGGGAGGTGTGAGCGACGCCTCACCCCCGTTTCCACTCGAAACTGGTCCCACGATCATCAAATTACATCTCACAATTGGCAGAATATAACAAGATGCTACTTCCCATTCTTGCCATCTTGTTCACCCTTTCCGTTAAATACTGTCATCCTTTCTGTCATATATATTTATACTTTCTCCAACATCCCTTCATACCGTATGGCCTCCGTCCGAGACGATTGCTTCGAACGATCGACCACGATGACTTCGAGTGATCGACCACGAGACAGGATCATGCTTGTCGAACCCCGGGCGCGTCGGTCGGTCGGTCGTCGAAAGCTGGCATCCCCAACCCAACCATTGCGGGACAGACCCGGTATCCGAGGACGCGATCGACTACGGCCCCCCAGCCCGAACGAGAACGACATCCTGAACGAGAGATCGGCTTTCGGAACGTTCGGCTCACCGAGCGTCGATTCTCCCCACGATTCGATTCCGGTTCGGTCCACCCAAAAAGAATTCCATCCTACGTGAGTGAAAGGGAAGAATTTAATATCGCGGTCTTCCTCTATTTCGTTTGCATCAACTGGACCCGGTCCGGGTTCTCGCCGCGGTTAATCGGCCGCGCTGGCCGTTCAAACGCTGACTTCCCGATTCCGGGCTCGGGTCTCCACACGAAACCAGGGGGTATCCCAACGACGGATGTCAGACGACAACTCAGAGCCGACACGAACCGAGGACGTCGAGACCGACGAGACGGACGGGTTCTCGACGAGCCTCGAGGAGACGGCGATCGGCGACGAGGAACCGAGCCAGGGACTGTTCGACGACCTCCTCAGCGGGGAACCGATCTTCGAGAACAAGGAGGTCCTGCGTCCGTCCTACACGCCCCACGAACTCCCCCATCGGACCGACCAGATCAACAAGATGGCGACGATCCTCGTCGCCGCGTTGCGCGGAGAGACGCCATCGAACATCCTGATCTACGGAAAGACGGGGACCGGGAAGACCGCGAGCGCGAAGTTCGTCAGCAAGGAACTCGAGAGCACCTCCCAGAAGTACAGCGTCCCCTGTGACGTCGAGTACATCAACTGCGAGGTAACCGACACCCAGTACCGCGTCCTCGCGCAGCTCGCGAACAAGTTCATCGAGAAAAACGAGGCCCGGATCGATCGGAAGGTCGACGCGCTCGAGGACCGGCTCGAGGCCCTCGAGGAGTACCACGAGGACGGTCGTTCCGAGACGACCGACGGCTCTCCGGACGACGCCGATCCGACGGACGACGTTTCGTTTGCGACCGATACCGAGCCGCAGTCTACGGGTTCTCCAGTCGAAACAGAGGGGTCAACCCCCTCTGACGACGACACCGGATCGACACACCCGCTCGCGTCCACGCCGTTTTCCGACCGCGAGGCAGTCGAAGACCGGATCGACGCCCTCGAGGAGGACAAGGAGTCGTTCCAGGAGGTACCGATGACCGGCTGGCCGACCGATCGGGTCTACAGCGTCTTCTTCGACGCCGTCGACTACGACGAGCGGGTCGTCGTCATCATGCTAGACGAGATCGACAAGCTCGTCGAAAAGAGCGGCGACGACACGCTCTATAACCTCTCGCGGATGAACTCCGAGCTCGAGAACTCCCGGGTGTCGATCATCGGCATCTCGAACGATCTCAAGTTCACCGACTTCCTCGATCCCCGCGTCAAATCCAGCCTCGGCGAGGAGGAGATCGTCTTCCCGCCGTACGACGCCAACCAGCTGCGGGATATCCTCCAGCACCGGTCTGACGTCGCGTTCAAGGGTGACGCGCTGTCCGAGGACGTGATCCCGCTGTGTGCGGCCTTCGCGGCCCAGGAACACGGTGACGCGCGCCGGGCGCTGGATCTGCTGCGGACCGCAGGCGAACTCGCCGAGCGATCTCAGGCCGAGACGATCGTTGAGAAACACGTCCGCCAGGCCCAGGACAAGATCGAGCTCGACCGGGTCGTCGAAGTCGTTCGGACGCTGCCCACCCAGTCGAAGCTCGTCCTCTTCGCGATCATCTTGCTCGAGAAAAACGGCGTCCACAGCATCAACACCGGCGAAGTCTTCAACATCTACAAGCGGCTCTGTGAGGAGATCGACGCCGACGTCCTGACCCAGCGTCGCGTGACCGATCTCATCAGCGAACTCGACATGCTCGGGATCGTCAACGCGGTCGTCGTCTCGAAGGGACGCTACGGCCGCACCAAGGAGATCAGCCTCTCGGTGCCGATCGACGAGACCGAGGCAGTCTTGCTGTCTGACTCCCGGCTGAGCAACATCGACGACGTCCAGCCGTTCGTTCAGGCGCGGTTCGAGAACTGAGAGATCGAATTTCTCCTCCACAC
This genomic window from Natronococcus occultus SP4 contains:
- a CDS encoding Cdc6/Cdc18 family protein; its protein translation is MSDDNSEPTRTEDVETDETDGFSTSLEETAIGDEEPSQGLFDDLLSGEPIFENKEVLRPSYTPHELPHRTDQINKMATILVAALRGETPSNILIYGKTGTGKTASAKFVSKELESTSQKYSVPCDVEYINCEVTDTQYRVLAQLANKFIEKNEARIDRKVDALEDRLEALEEYHEDGRSETTDGSPDDADPTDDVSFATDTEPQSTGSPVETEGSTPSDDDTGSTHPLASTPFSDREAVEDRIDALEEDKESFQEVPMTGWPTDRVYSVFFDAVDYDERVVVIMLDEIDKLVEKSGDDTLYNLSRMNSELENSRVSIIGISNDLKFTDFLDPRVKSSLGEEEIVFPPYDANQLRDILQHRSDVAFKGDALSEDVIPLCAAFAAQEHGDARRALDLLRTAGELAERSQAETIVEKHVRQAQDKIELDRVVEVVRTLPTQSKLVLFAIILLEKNGVHSINTGEVFNIYKRLCEEIDADVLTQRRVTDLISELDMLGIVNAVVVSKGRYGRTKEISLSVPIDETEAVLLSDSRLSNIDDVQPFVQARFEN